In the genome of Rhodoferax fermentans, one region contains:
- a CDS encoding RNA polymerase factor sigma-70 translates to MDAQLREALGSELPDTSILSDTAFLSDLRRQMLRFATLQLSSSHTAEDAVQEALVGALKNAKAFAGRAALKTWVFAILRNKIADVLRHKQRTGDASSLLREPQEHEDFSELFDPKGHWQADERPAHWGNPHEALHQQQFWAVFEICLERLPGNQARVFMMKEFIELDATEICTAVGISTSNLNVMLHRARLRLRECLENNWFARGEH, encoded by the coding sequence ATGGACGCGCAACTGCGTGAAGCCCTGGGGTCGGAGCTGCCTGACACGTCAATCTTGTCCGACACCGCTTTCTTGAGCGACTTGCGCCGCCAGATGTTGCGGTTTGCGACGCTGCAACTCTCCAGCAGCCATACGGCGGAAGATGCTGTACAGGAGGCGCTGGTGGGTGCCCTCAAAAACGCCAAGGCATTCGCCGGTCGGGCAGCGTTAAAAACCTGGGTGTTTGCCATTTTGCGCAACAAGATTGCCGATGTCTTGCGACACAAACAGCGCACGGGTGATGCCAGCAGCCTGCTGCGTGAACCGCAAGAGCATGAAGACTTCTCGGAGCTGTTTGACCCGAAAGGGCATTGGCAGGCCGATGAGCGACCCGCACATTGGGGCAACCCACACGAAGCCCTGCATCAGCAGCAGTTCTGGGCAGTGTTCGAAATCTGCCTGGAGCGGCTACCAGGCAACCAAGCCAGGGTGTTCATGATGAAAGAATTTATTGAGCTGGATGCCACCGAGATTTGCACTGCTGTGGGCATCAGCACCAGCAACCTCAATGTGATGTTGC
- a CDS encoding helix-turn-helix transcriptional regulator, with protein sequence MSVSTLQRLFKAAYGMSVMAFQRSERLNAARALLMEGRLTVGEAGYRAGYSTVSNFSSAFQRNFGYPPSACMRR encoded by the coding sequence ATGAGCGTGAGCACCCTGCAACGGCTGTTCAAGGCCGCCTATGGCATGTCGGTGATGGCGTTCCAGCGTAGCGAGCGCCTGAACGCAGCCCGCGCACTGTTGATGGAAGGGCGCTTGACTGTCGGCGAGGCGGGCTACCGTGCCGGCTACTCGACTGTGTCGAACTTTTCCTCGGCTTTTCAGCGCAACTTTGGCTACCCACCGTCGGCGTGTATGCGGCGATAA
- a CDS encoding phospholipase, which produces MTKALHIYAGPRALAHLRQHGLHSQDIAAIPAAAGGPKGLILGPLDQFIFGHWLPQSNQPVALVGASIGAWRMATACLNEPVAALQRLEHDYIHQNYALLPGEKRPAAARVSAVFGQNLQAFYGGRITELLQHPRYRLHLLTAHGRGLLKREGGWSTAAGYGAAFASNLLARRALGLWLQRVVFSSPLPGAPHLLASLPFETSDYPTQQVGLTEANFLPAMQASCSIPFVLQAVHDIAGAPSGAYWDGGVTDYHLHLNWAAALGTTRNIAVSPGDTRATGQKDPQSGAALVLYPHFQRSVVPGWLDKHLRWRHRATPFLDNLLLLAPNPEWVSTLPNGKLPDRTDFTHYGADLAGRIKVWTAAVSASQQLADEFAQWLDRPDMGVVQVL; this is translated from the coding sequence ATGACAAAAGCGCTACACATTTACGCTGGCCCGCGCGCGCTGGCGCACCTGCGCCAACACGGGCTGCACAGCCAGGACATTGCCGCGATACCGGCCGCTGCGGGTGGCCCCAAGGGCCTGATCCTGGGGCCGCTGGACCAGTTCATTTTTGGTCACTGGTTGCCGCAGTCGAACCAGCCGGTGGCGCTGGTGGGGGCCTCGATCGGTGCCTGGCGCATGGCCACCGCCTGCCTGAACGAGCCGGTGGCCGCACTCCAACGGCTCGAGCACGACTACATCCACCAGAACTACGCGCTGTTGCCCGGTGAGAAACGGCCTGCCGCAGCACGGGTCAGCGCGGTGTTTGGCCAGAACCTGCAGGCCTTTTACGGCGGGCGCATCACCGAGCTGCTGCAGCACCCGCGTTACCGGCTGCATCTGCTCACAGCGCATGGGCGTGGCTTGCTCAAGCGCGAAGGTGGTTGGTCCACCGCCGCCGGTTATGGCGCGGCTTTTGCCAGCAACCTGCTGGCACGTCGGGCGCTGGGCCTGTGGCTGCAGCGGGTGGTGTTCTCCAGCCCGCTACCGGGTGCACCCCATCTGCTGGCCAGCTTGCCATTTGAGACGAGCGACTACCCGACACAGCAGGTGGGCTTGACCGAGGCCAACTTCTTGCCTGCGATGCAGGCCAGCTGCTCGATCCCGTTTGTGCTGCAGGCGGTGCACGACATAGCTGGTGCACCCAGCGGCGCGTACTGGGACGGGGGCGTGACCGACTACCACCTGCACCTGAACTGGGCGGCAGCGCTGGGTACTACCAGAAACATAGCTGTTAGCCCAGGTGATACAAGGGCTACAGGCCAAAAAGACCCACAAAGCGGGGCGGCGCTGGTGTTGTACCCCCACTTTCAGCGCAGCGTGGTGCCGGGTTGGCTGGACAAGCACCTGCGCTGGCGCCACCGCGCTACACCGTTTCTCGACAACCTGCTGCTGCTGGCGCCCAACCCGGAGTGGGTCAGCACTCTGCCCAACGGCAAACTGCCCGACCGCACCGACTTCACCCACTACGGCGCCGATCTGGCGGGCCGCATCAAGGTCTGGACCGCCGCCGTCTCAGCCAGTCAGCAGCTGGCTGACGAATTTGCGCAGTGGCTGGACCGGCCGGACATGGGGGTGGTGCAGGTGTTGTGA
- a CDS encoding methyl-accepting chemotaxis protein produces MKMRIRIPLTFAIGAVLILSAGLLGIGLLNGAVAKFENNVLQHVAGSKKGAEVASGFAVAIQEWKNVLLRGKDPANLDKYWAAHQKAMNQVNSNLTTLADLVADEPAAKTLVAQLQPEMAAAQAGYQKAFAAFQAADHDPSAGDNAAKGVDRAAAATLGKVLAALSAAEAAETQQAHDHAQQATWVSTSMMLLVALLSVLAVTWMTWKQTIVPLSSASGLASRVAAGDLTSTATVVVADEVGELIDAMHSMQNNLVQVVSRVRQGAEAVAAASTEIAQGNLDLSARTESQASALEQTSASMEELNGRVKQNADSAQQANQLALNASQVAQQGGVVVSQVVDTMRGINEASRKISDIISVIDGIAFQTNILALNAAVEAARAGEQGRGFAVVASEVRLLAGRSAEAAREIKTLIQASVTRIDQGNALVDQAGSTMQEVVQSIQRVTDIMSEISAASQEQSHGVTQIGEAVMQMDQVTQQNAALVEEMTAAASSLKVQAHGLVQTVAMFKLQTQGSAAALPQPIRQA; encoded by the coding sequence ATGAAGATGCGTATCCGAATCCCCCTGACTTTTGCCATTGGTGCGGTGCTGATCCTCAGCGCGGGGCTGCTGGGCATTGGTCTGCTCAACGGCGCGGTGGCCAAGTTTGAGAACAATGTGCTCCAGCATGTGGCTGGCAGCAAAAAAGGCGCCGAAGTGGCTTCCGGGTTTGCGGTGGCCATCCAGGAATGGAAAAACGTGTTGCTGCGTGGCAAAGACCCTGCCAATCTGGACAAATACTGGGCCGCACACCAAAAAGCCATGAACCAGGTCAACAGCAACCTCACAACACTGGCGGATCTGGTGGCCGACGAACCGGCAGCCAAAACGCTGGTGGCGCAATTGCAGCCCGAAATGGCCGCAGCCCAGGCGGGCTACCAGAAAGCCTTTGCCGCATTCCAGGCTGCCGACCATGACCCCAGCGCCGGTGACAACGCCGCCAAAGGGGTGGACCGTGCCGCCGCCGCCACCCTGGGCAAGGTGTTGGCCGCCCTGAGTGCGGCGGAGGCCGCAGAAACACAGCAGGCCCACGACCATGCCCAACAGGCCACCTGGGTGTCGACCAGCATGATGCTGCTGGTGGCCCTGCTGTCGGTGCTGGCCGTGACCTGGATGACCTGGAAACAGACCATCGTGCCCCTGAGCTCGGCCTCCGGCCTGGCCAGCCGGGTGGCTGCCGGTGACCTCACCAGCACCGCCACCGTGGTGGTGGCCGATGAGGTGGGTGAGTTGATCGACGCCATGCACAGCATGCAAAACAACTTGGTGCAGGTGGTCAGCCGGGTGCGCCAGGGTGCCGAGGCGGTCGCTGCCGCCAGCACCGAAATCGCCCAGGGCAACCTGGATCTGTCGGCACGCACCGAGTCGCAGGCCAGCGCCCTGGAGCAAACCTCGGCCAGCATGGAAGAGCTCAACGGGCGCGTCAAACAAAATGCCGACAGCGCCCAGCAGGCCAACCAGCTCGCGCTGAACGCCAGCCAGGTCGCCCAACAAGGTGGTGTGGTAGTGAGTCAGGTGGTGGACACCATGCGTGGCATCAACGAAGCCTCGCGCAAGATCAGCGACATCATTTCCGTGATCGACGGCATTGCCTTTCAAACCAACATCCTGGCCTTGAACGCTGCGGTGGAAGCCGCACGTGCTGGTGAGCAGGGGCGTGGCTTTGCCGTGGTGGCCTCCGAGGTGCGTTTGCTGGCCGGGCGCAGTGCCGAGGCCGCGCGCGAGATCAAGACCCTCATCCAGGCCAGCGTAACACGCATCGACCAGGGCAACGCGCTGGTGGACCAAGCCGGCAGCACCATGCAGGAGGTGGTGCAGTCGATCCAGCGCGTAACTGACATCATGAGCGAGATCAGCGCTGCCAGCCAGGAACAAAGCCACGGGGTGACCCAGATTGGTGAAGCCGTGATGCAGATGGACCAGGTCACCCAGCAAAACGCCGCGCTGGTTGAAGAAATGACCGCTGCGGCCAGCAGCCTGAAGGTTCAGGCGCACGGCCTGGTGCAGACGGTGGCGATGTTCAAGCTGCAAACACAGGGTTCGGCAGCGGCACTGCCGCAGCCCATCCGCCAGGCTTAA
- a CDS encoding HDOD domain-containing protein → MEPTALLSSRFVMPSRPRAVALLLVELARPEPDLRRIDQLVSSDPALAMRLLQAANANYFGLTGQIHGVSEALAVLRLGQVQAMVASAAAVPGYPSSPSFDITQFWAYSLDCAKVARSLAGLLRLNQQAAFTCGLIHAVGELAMRSGMSQVVALDARSRPLGLKRSRVERRVFGFCYTEVSAWLARQWHLPSLIHDALLFAHAPFDHEPHEPMAGVVHLAIWRARARQVRLSENAMTVSFPSLVAEVMGLDIDLVLQQDPIDWSVQEPGRPLI, encoded by the coding sequence ATGGAGCCCACCGCCCTGTTGTCGTCACGCTTTGTCATGCCCAGCAGGCCCCGGGCGGTGGCGCTGCTGCTGGTGGAGTTGGCCCGGCCCGAGCCGGATTTGCGGCGTATTGACCAGCTGGTGAGTTCCGACCCGGCGCTGGCCATGCGCCTGTTGCAAGCGGCCAATGCCAACTACTTCGGGCTGACTGGCCAGATCCACGGTGTGAGTGAGGCGCTGGCGGTGCTGCGCCTGGGCCAGGTGCAGGCCATGGTGGCGTCGGCCGCCGCTGTGCCGGGTTACCCCAGCAGCCCCAGTTTTGACATCACCCAGTTCTGGGCCTACAGCCTGGACTGCGCCAAGGTGGCGCGTTCGCTGGCCGGGTTGTTGCGACTTAACCAACAGGCTGCGTTCACCTGTGGGCTGATCCATGCGGTGGGTGAACTCGCGATGCGCTCCGGCATGAGCCAGGTGGTGGCGCTGGACGCCCGGTCGCGCCCGCTGGGCCTCAAACGCAGCCGGGTGGAGCGCCGTGTGTTTGGCTTCTGTTACACCGAGGTCAGCGCCTGGCTGGCGCGCCAGTGGCATTTGCCGAGCTTGATCCATGACGCGCTGCTGTTTGCCCATGCACCGTTTGACCATGAGCCCCACGAACCGATGGCCGGTGTGGTGCACCTGGCGATCTGGCGCGCCCGCGCCCGGCAAGTGCGTTTGAGCGAAAACGCGATGACGGTGAGTTTCCCCTCGCTGGTGGCGGAGGTGATGGGCCTGGACATCGACCTGGTGCTGCAGCAGGACCCGATCGACTGGTCGGTGCAGGAGCCCGGGCGACCGCTGATTTAA
- a CDS encoding Tex family protein produces the protein MQKIIAQLAQEIRVQERQVAAAVELLDGGATVPFIARYRKEVTGGLDDIQLRELEARLSYLRDLRDRRAAVIKSIDEQGKMTPALLAALLAAPTKQELEDLYLPFKQKRRTKGQIAREAGIEPLADALFADPILDPAAQAQAYVKPEKTEAGDDFTTVQAVLDGVRDILSERWAEDAALVQDLRGWLWEQGLFKSSLMVGKNESDPEVAKFRDYFDYDEPIARVPSHRALAVFRGRSLEILETKLVLPEPPVASVQASNQPSALSDKGSAVTKTRATPVVSLAEGRIALKLGWSHKGRAADDLIRKCVAWTWRVKLSLSTERDLFARLREASEAVAIKVFADNLRDLLLAAPAGPRVVLGLDPGIRTGVKVAVVDATGKLVDTSTVYPHEPRKDWDGSLHVLAALCQRHGVNLIAIGNGTASRETDKLAADLIKLMAKSPAAQNGQGQVAIEKVVVSEAGASVYSASEFASQEMPDVDVSLRGAASIARRLQDPLAELVKIDPKSIGVGQYQHDVNQSELAKTLEAVVEDCVNSVGVDLNMASVPLLSRVSGLSAGVAKAVVRWREANGAFASRQDLLKVTGLGAKTFEQCAGFLRIRGGSNPLDMTGVHPETYPVVEQILAKTGREVAELMGRAEMLKTLRPELFANEKFGVITVKDILAELEKPGRDPRPDFKVARFNDGVEDIRDLKEGMILEGTVSNVAAFGAFVDLGVHQDGLVHVSQLAHKFVNDAREVVKTGDIVKVQVVEVDVARKRIALTMKLGTPPARSGAAGDNRFQGASAQQRARGAGAAAHAPQSTAMSSAFAKLKGLGN, from the coding sequence ATGCAGAAAATCATCGCGCAACTGGCGCAAGAAATACGGGTGCAGGAACGCCAGGTGGCGGCTGCGGTGGAGTTGCTCGACGGTGGCGCCACCGTTCCCTTTATTGCCCGATACCGCAAGGAAGTCACCGGCGGCCTGGACGACATCCAGCTGCGTGAGCTGGAAGCCCGCCTGAGTTATTTGCGCGACCTGCGCGACCGCCGCGCTGCGGTGATCAAAAGCATCGACGAGCAGGGCAAGATGACCCCGGCCTTGCTGGCCGCGCTGCTGGCCGCACCGACCAAACAGGAGCTCGAAGACCTGTACCTGCCGTTCAAACAAAAACGCCGCACCAAGGGCCAGATCGCCCGTGAGGCCGGTATCGAGCCTCTGGCCGATGCGTTGTTTGCCGACCCGATTCTGGACCCGGCGGCTCAGGCGCAAGCCTATGTCAAGCCCGAGAAAACCGAAGCCGGTGACGACTTCACCACGGTGCAAGCGGTGCTCGATGGTGTGCGCGACATCTTGAGCGAACGCTGGGCCGAAGACGCCGCGCTGGTGCAAGACTTGCGCGGCTGGTTGTGGGAGCAGGGCCTGTTCAAGAGCAGCCTGATGGTCGGCAAAAACGAGTCCGACCCCGAGGTGGCCAAGTTCCGTGATTATTTTGACTACGACGAGCCGATTGCCCGCGTGCCATCGCACCGCGCGTTGGCGGTGTTCCGTGGCCGCAGCCTGGAGATTCTGGAGACCAAGCTGGTTTTGCCCGAACCGCCGGTAGCCAGTGTTCAAGCATCAAATCAGCCTTCAGCCCTTTCAGATAAAGGGTCTGCAGTTACAAAAACAAGAGCAACACCTGTGGTCTCGCTGGCCGAAGGCCGGATCGCGCTCAAACTCGGCTGGAGCCACAAAGGCCGCGCGGCGGACGATCTGATCCGCAAATGTGTGGCCTGGACCTGGCGCGTCAAACTGAGCCTGTCGACCGAGCGCGACCTGTTTGCGCGGTTGCGCGAAGCGTCGGAGGCGGTGGCGATCAAGGTCTTTGCCGACAACCTGCGTGACCTGTTGCTGGCCGCACCGGCGGGCCCACGCGTGGTGCTGGGGCTGGACCCGGGCATCCGCACTGGTGTCAAGGTGGCGGTGGTGGACGCCACCGGCAAGCTGGTGGATACCAGCACGGTGTACCCGCACGAACCCCGCAAAGACTGGGACGGTTCCTTACATGTTCTGGCCGCCTTGTGCCAAAGACACGGCGTGAACCTGATTGCGATTGGCAACGGCACCGCCAGCCGCGAGACCGACAAACTCGCCGCCGACCTCATCAAATTGATGGCCAAATCGCCTGCAGCCCAGAATGGACAAGGGCAGGTAGCTATTGAAAAAGTAGTTGTGTCTGAGGCCGGTGCCTCGGTCTACTCGGCCAGCGAATTTGCCTCCCAAGAAATGCCCGATGTGGATGTGAGCCTGCGCGGTGCTGCCAGCATCGCCCGGCGCCTGCAGGACCCGTTGGCCGAGCTGGTCAAGATCGACCCCAAATCCATCGGTGTGGGCCAGTACCAGCACGATGTGAACCAGAGCGAACTCGCCAAAACCCTGGAGGCGGTGGTGGAGGACTGTGTCAACTCCGTCGGGGTCGACCTGAACATGGCCAGTGTGCCGCTCTTGAGCCGTGTCTCGGGCCTGAGTGCTGGTGTCGCCAAGGCGGTGGTGCGCTGGCGTGAAGCCAACGGCGCTTTTGCCAGCCGCCAGGATTTGCTCAAAGTGACCGGCCTGGGCGCCAAAACCTTCGAACAATGTGCGGGCTTTTTGCGCATCCGTGGTGGCAGCAACCCGCTCGATATGACCGGGGTGCACCCCGAAACCTATCCGGTGGTCGAGCAGATCCTGGCCAAGACCGGTAGAGAAGTGGCTGAGCTGATGGGCCGCGCCGAGATGCTCAAGACCCTGCGCCCCGAGTTGTTTGCCAACGAGAAGTTTGGGGTCATCACCGTCAAGGACATCCTGGCCGAACTCGAAAAGCCAGGCCGTGACCCGCGCCCGGACTTCAAGGTGGCGCGTTTTAACGACGGCGTCGAAGACATCCGCGACCTCAAGGAGGGCATGATTCTGGAGGGCACGGTCAGCAATGTGGCCGCCTTTGGCGCGTTTGTGGACCTGGGTGTGCACCAGGACGGCCTGGTGCATGTGAGCCAGCTCGCGCACAAATTTGTCAATGACGCACGCGAGGTCGTCAAGACCGGTGACATCGTCAAGGTGCAGGTGGTCGAGGTCGATGTGGCGCGCAAACGTATTGCGCTGACCATGAAACTTGGCACACCGCCCGCACGCAGCGGTGCCGCCGGTGACAACCGCTTCCAGGGGGCCAGCGCACAACAGCGTGCGCGTGGTGCGGGTGCGGCAGCACATGCGCCACAATCCACGGCTATGTCATCCGCATTTGCCAAACTCAAAGGCTTGGGAAACTGA